A portion of the Candidatus Binataceae bacterium genome contains these proteins:
- a CDS encoding beta-ketoacyl-ACP synthase III, translated as MGSRIVATGRALPHTVLTNKDLERYMDTSDDWITTRTGIRQRFAMRQDESLADITAAAARTALDRAGVKASELDAIVVGTVSSEYGFPSFGCQIQARLGIDSIPSFDVAAACSGFIYAISVADSMMRAGDFTRVLTIGADALSTMVDWNDRRTAVLFGDGAGAVVMVREPGDRGVLGSLLRSSGRQADLLAVRATGVRSTIDSEVRRDPNDSIQMKGPELFKVAVKSMAEVTAQVAERAGVALGDINLVVPHQANMRILSAVAERLGIPQEKLFTNIDRYGNTSAASVPIALDEAMEQGRIHDNDLVMLNACGGGLTWGANLLRW; from the coding sequence ATGGGTTCCAGAATCGTCGCCACGGGGCGTGCCCTTCCCCATACCGTCCTCACCAACAAGGACCTGGAACGGTACATGGACACGTCCGATGATTGGATAACGACCCGCACCGGAATCCGGCAGCGCTTTGCGATGCGCCAGGACGAATCGCTCGCCGATATCACGGCGGCGGCGGCGCGAACCGCGCTGGATCGCGCGGGCGTGAAAGCTTCGGAACTCGACGCGATCGTCGTCGGCACGGTTTCCTCCGAGTACGGCTTCCCCTCGTTCGGCTGCCAGATCCAGGCGCGCCTCGGCATCGATTCGATTCCGTCGTTCGACGTCGCCGCGGCATGCTCAGGCTTCATCTATGCGATCAGCGTCGCCGACTCGATGATGCGCGCGGGCGATTTCACGCGCGTGCTCACGATCGGCGCCGACGCGTTATCGACGATGGTCGACTGGAACGATCGCCGCACCGCAGTCCTGTTCGGCGACGGCGCCGGCGCAGTCGTGATGGTCCGCGAGCCGGGCGATCGCGGCGTGCTCGGCAGCCTGTTGCGATCTTCGGGACGGCAGGCCGACTTGCTCGCGGTTCGCGCAACCGGAGTGCGCAGCACGATCGATTCCGAAGTGCGGCGCGATCCCAACGACTCGATCCAGATGAAGGGGCCCGAGCTTTTCAAAGTCGCGGTGAAGAGCATGGCCGAAGTGACCGCCCAAGTCGCGGAGCGAGCGGGTGTTGCGCTCGGCGATATCAACCTGGTCGTGCCGCATCAGGCCAACATGCGAATCCTCAGTGCGGTGGCAGAGCGGCTCGGAATCCCGCAGGAAAAGCTCTTCACCAATATCGATCGTTACGGCAACACCTCAGCCGCATCGGTCCCGATCGCGCTCGACGAGGCGATGGAGCAAGGGCGAATCCACGACAACGACCTGGTGATGCTCAACGCATGCGGCGGCGGTCTGACCTGGGGCGCCAATCTGCTGCGTTGGTAG
- a CDS encoding ArsA-related P-loop ATPase: protein MLKELLARRVVVLLGKGGVGKSSLSAALALAASRRGAHTLVMECDSRAPIASLYGIEPVFEPTEAVGFNLMVLDGRHTLEEYLRIVVPGRLLLKAVFSSRLYQFFVQAAPGLRELMALGKIYYETERKPGDDRRWDLIIVDAPASGQALSWLKMPTAARATFGDSIVGKEANNITGMLTDRERCAIVQVTTADSLAVSETIETFDDLDKLELTPAAIFFNRYVKLSFSEDDADALAKRRVAREQKKAIEHLGEIARAELRRNSESAAALAQVQHKAGDIVIEIPEHRGLFGTTLVDALADDLNAVPARSRSRRAAVKR from the coding sequence ATGCTTAAAGAACTTCTCGCGCGGCGCGTTGTCGTCCTGCTCGGCAAGGGCGGCGTCGGCAAATCGAGCCTGAGCGCGGCCCTCGCGCTCGCGGCGAGCCGGCGCGGCGCGCACACGCTCGTGATGGAATGCGATTCGCGCGCGCCGATCGCGTCGCTCTACGGCATCGAGCCGGTTTTCGAACCAACGGAAGCTGTAGGCTTCAATCTGATGGTGCTCGACGGGCGGCACACGCTCGAAGAATACCTGCGCATCGTCGTACCCGGACGACTTCTACTCAAGGCCGTGTTCTCGAGCCGCCTCTACCAGTTCTTCGTGCAGGCGGCACCCGGACTGCGCGAGCTGATGGCGCTCGGCAAGATCTACTATGAAACCGAGCGCAAGCCGGGCGATGACAGGCGCTGGGATCTGATCATCGTCGACGCGCCCGCCAGCGGGCAGGCGCTGAGCTGGCTCAAGATGCCGACTGCGGCGCGCGCCACCTTCGGTGACAGCATCGTCGGCAAGGAAGCCAACAACATCACCGGGATGCTGACCGATCGAGAGCGATGCGCGATCGTGCAGGTGACGACCGCCGACTCGCTCGCGGTCTCGGAAACGATCGAAACGTTCGATGATCTCGACAAACTTGAACTGACACCCGCGGCGATCTTCTTCAACCGATACGTTAAGTTGTCCTTCAGCGAAGACGATGCGGATGCGCTCGCCAAGCGCCGCGTTGCTCGCGAGCAAAAGAAAGCCATCGAGCATCTCGGTGAGATCGCGCGCGCCGAGCTGCGCCGCAATTCGGAATCCGCCGCCGCGCTCGCTCAAGTCCAGCACAAAGCCGGCGATATCGTGATCGAAATTCCGGAGCATCGCGGGCTCTTCGGCACGACACTCGTCGACGCGCTCGCCGACGACCTGAATGCGGTGCCCGCACGAAGCCGCTCACGCCGCGCCGCCGTGAAGCGCTAG
- a CDS encoding methylmalonyl-CoA mutase family protein, with amino-acid sequence MSEAKPKASESAKKPREPWIIRTYAGFGDARQANERFHQNLKAGQRGLSIAFDLPTQNGYDPDAPVARGEVGGAGVSICHTQDMEQLFAGIPLGSINTSMTINSTAPFLLALYLVVAEKQGVPWTELRGTTQNDLLKEFVARGTSIFQPELSFRLSTELIRFSVERVPNWNPINCCGYHYMESGAGPAEEIGYAFGNALMILDALRPQLKPEAFEQTVRRISFFINSGIELVPEICKVRAYFKLWRELCQSEYGIADVAFRAGCQVRSLTLTEQQPEVNIIRIAYEALPVVISASARVNALQLPGFREALALPDQAEQMLSLRTQQVLMHETELARYGDIFEGSKIIEKLTDETAAKAREITVRLREAGYARAISIVGGELTQQLAERQRRLETGEISQVGVNAFLGEIGLTPPPRDLVDHNAQARGERERIAAIQQWRAHRNNASVAKARETLARTTAENGPLMDATIELARAGGTVGEWTETLEQIGRGRYTPEILSAGANVPHLDVPSTSHKIRIALGKAGLDGHINAVKLLAHACMQAGMEVVLAGFKQTPQQMVETALQEDVDVLAISSLAGAHMTIAREALELLKARGADDIPLVIGGIIPENDRQALLGLGVRAVFTPKDSNLGQIVTSIAALGAKRAA; translated from the coding sequence ATGAGCGAGGCCAAGCCAAAAGCATCGGAGAGCGCGAAGAAGCCGCGCGAGCCGTGGATCATCCGCACCTACGCCGGCTTCGGCGATGCGCGCCAGGCCAATGAGCGCTTCCATCAGAACCTCAAGGCGGGGCAGCGCGGACTTTCGATCGCGTTCGATCTGCCGACCCAGAACGGCTACGACCCCGACGCTCCGGTCGCGCGCGGCGAAGTCGGCGGCGCGGGCGTTTCGATCTGCCATACGCAGGACATGGAGCAGCTCTTCGCCGGTATCCCGCTCGGCTCGATCAACACCTCGATGACGATCAACTCGACGGCGCCGTTCCTGCTGGCGCTCTACCTCGTCGTCGCCGAAAAACAGGGCGTGCCATGGACGGAGCTGCGCGGCACGACGCAGAACGATCTGCTCAAGGAATTCGTCGCCCGCGGCACCTCGATATTTCAACCAGAACTTTCATTTCGTCTTTCGACCGAGCTGATTCGCTTCTCGGTCGAGCGCGTGCCGAACTGGAACCCGATTAATTGCTGCGGCTACCATTACATGGAAAGCGGCGCAGGCCCGGCCGAGGAAATCGGCTATGCGTTCGGCAACGCGCTGATGATCCTCGATGCGCTGCGGCCGCAGCTCAAGCCCGAAGCCTTCGAGCAGACCGTTCGCCGCATCTCGTTCTTCATCAACAGCGGAATCGAGCTGGTGCCCGAGATCTGCAAGGTGCGCGCGTACTTCAAGCTGTGGCGCGAGCTGTGCCAGAGCGAATACGGCATCGCGGACGTCGCCTTCCGCGCCGGATGCCAGGTGCGCTCACTCACGCTCACCGAGCAGCAACCCGAAGTTAACATTATCCGCATCGCATACGAGGCGCTGCCGGTCGTGATTTCCGCGAGCGCGCGCGTCAACGCGCTCCAGCTTCCCGGCTTTCGCGAGGCACTCGCCCTGCCCGACCAGGCCGAACAGATGCTGAGCCTCCGCACGCAGCAGGTGTTGATGCACGAGACCGAGCTCGCGCGCTACGGCGACATTTTCGAGGGCAGCAAGATCATCGAGAAGCTCACCGACGAGACCGCGGCGAAAGCCCGGGAGATCACGGTGCGCCTGCGCGAAGCGGGCTACGCGCGCGCGATCTCGATCGTCGGCGGAGAACTGACGCAGCAGCTCGCGGAGCGGCAGCGGCGCCTCGAAACTGGTGAGATCTCGCAGGTCGGTGTGAATGCGTTCCTCGGCGAGATCGGACTCACGCCACCGCCGCGCGATCTGGTCGATCACAACGCGCAAGCGCGCGGCGAGCGCGAGCGTATCGCGGCGATCCAGCAATGGCGCGCGCATCGCAATAACGCATCGGTGGCGAAGGCGCGGGAAACGCTCGCGCGCACGACCGCCGAGAATGGTCCGCTGATGGACGCGACTATCGAGCTGGCGCGCGCGGGCGGCACGGTCGGCGAATGGACCGAGACGCTCGAGCAGATCGGGCGCGGCCGCTATACGCCGGAGATTCTGTCGGCGGGGGCCAACGTGCCGCATCTGGATGTGCCGAGCACATCGCACAAGATTCGTATCGCGCTGGGCAAGGCCGGCCTCGACGGGCATATCAACGCCGTCAAGTTGCTCGCGCACGCATGTATGCAGGCCGGGATGGAAGTCGTGCTCGCAGGCTTCAAGCAGACGCCTCAGCAGATGGTCGAGACGGCGTTGCAGGAGGACGTCGACGTGCTCGCGATCTCGAGCCTCGCGGGCGCGCACATGACGATCGCACGCGAGGCGCTCGAGCTGCTGAAAGCGCGCGGCGCGGACGACATTCCGCTCGTGATCGGCGGCATCATTCCGGAAAACGATCGCCAGGCGCTGCTCGGCCTCGGTGTCCGGGCAGTCTTCACCCCGAAGGATTCGAACCTCGGCCAAATCGTCACGAGCATCGCTGCGCTCGGTGCAAAGCGCGCGGCATAA
- a CDS encoding MFS transporter, whose product MVIGEAQFAIDPCAELNWRAGPGASLAIAGALTAFFSLLAPAVRVVAGPFSDRNGGGRLVSIALTILLCGALVMMRANSYVSAIAGTAIIAIAIGVTNAGIFKMVPQCVPDAVGGAAGLVGGLGALGGFVLPPLMALAATHAERGYAGAFAVFAVLAIAGLVIATALSRTAGRDQVRATQRRAA is encoded by the coding sequence GTGGTGATAGGCGAGGCACAATTCGCGATAGACCCCTGCGCCGAGCTGAATTGGCGCGCTGGGCCCGGCGCGAGCCTCGCGATCGCCGGCGCGCTGACAGCATTTTTCTCGCTGCTCGCGCCAGCGGTGCGCGTTGTAGCGGGACCATTTTCAGATCGAAACGGGGGAGGCAGATTGGTATCGATTGCGCTGACGATTCTGCTATGCGGCGCCCTCGTCATGATGCGAGCGAACAGTTACGTCTCGGCGATTGCCGGCACGGCGATCATCGCGATCGCGATCGGCGTCACCAACGCGGGAATTTTCAAGATGGTCCCGCAGTGCGTGCCTGACGCAGTCGGCGGCGCTGCGGGCCTGGTCGGAGGATTGGGCGCGCTCGGAGGATTCGTGTTGCCGCCGCTGATGGCGTTAGCAGCGACGCATGCTGAGCGCGGCTACGCCGGAGCCTTCGCGGTCTTCGCGGTGCTCGCGATCGCCGGCCTCGTTATCGCGACTGCGTTAAGCCGAACCGCTGGCCGCGACCAGGTTCGCGCGACTCAACGCAGAGCCGCTTGA